From the genome of Anaplasma ovis str. Haibei, one region includes:
- the atpD gene encoding F0F1 ATP synthase subunit beta, which yields MSGVGEVVRVMPAVVDVEFPHGGVPEVLGALESELEYTGEKLVLEVAQHLGDSVVRCVAMGSTDGLSRGDKFISTGNQMMAPVGRGTLGRVFDVLGRPIDGLGSVSSDVEFRPIHAKAPSLSEQRVAAEVLVTGIKVVDLLAPYLKGGKVGLFGGAGVGKTVLIMELISNVARAHKGFSVFAGVGERTREGNDLYREMVESGVISRDEPGKSQAVLVYGQMNEPPGARMRVALTALTMAEYFRDAEGQDVLFFVDNVFRFTQSGSEVSALLGRIPSAVGYQPTLAAEMGAMQERITSTNIGSITSVQAIYVPADDLTDPAPATSFAHLDSTTVLSRQISELGIYPAVDPLESTSQALAPEVVGNEHYEVAQEVKRILQTYKSLQDIIAILGMDELSQEDKLLVARARKIQRFLSQPFHVAEVFTGHPGSFVSLEDTVRSFKGLVEGKYDDLPEAAFYMVGGIDDAVKKAASLK from the coding sequence ATGTCTGGTGTTGGCGAAGTTGTCAGGGTGATGCCCGCTGTAGTTGATGTTGAGTTCCCTCATGGTGGTGTGCCGGAGGTCTTAGGTGCCCTGGAGAGTGAGCTAGAATATACTGGTGAAAAACTGGTGCTAGAAGTTGCTCAGCACTTAGGTGATAGTGTGGTCAGATGTGTGGCCATGGGAAGCACCGATGGCCTGTCAAGGGGAGACAAGTTTATCAGCACTGGGAACCAGATGATGGCTCCGGTTGGCAGAGGTACTCTGGGCAGGGTTTTTGATGTTTTGGGCAGGCCAATAGATGGTTTGGGGAGTGTTAGTTCCGATGTAGAGTTCCGCCCTATTCACGCGAAGGCTCCCAGCCTGTCTGAACAGCGAGTCGCTGCAGAAGTGCTCGTTACGGGTATTAAGGTTGTAGACTTGCTGGCCCCCTACCTGAAGGGTGGTAAAGTTGGGCTGTTTGGGGGGGCCGGCGTTGGGAAGACTGTGCTGATTATGGAACTGATCAGCAATGTTGCAAGGGCCCACAAGGGATTTTCAGTTTTTGCGGGTGTTGGTGAACGTACCCGTGAGGGTAACGACTTATACCGTGAAATGGTAGAATCTGGAGTTATTAGCAGGGACGAGCCAGGAAAATCTCAGGCTGTTTTGGTTTATGGACAGATGAATGAACCTCCTGGGGCCAGAATGAGAGTAGCCCTTACCGCTTTGACGATGGCGGAATATTTCCGTGATGCTGAAGGGCAGGATGTTCTGTTCTTCGTAGATAACGTGTTTAGGTTTACGCAATCCGGTTCGGAAGTGTCTGCGCTTTTGGGCCGTATTCCCTCTGCGGTTGGCTACCAGCCCACTCTTGCTGCTGAAATGGGTGCTATGCAGGAGCGGATTACCTCTACCAATATCGGGTCTATTACCTCGGTTCAGGCTATATATGTCCCTGCGGATGATCTGACAGACCCCGCGCCTGCCACATCCTTTGCGCACCTGGATTCAACCACGGTATTGTCTAGGCAGATTTCAGAGTTGGGTATATACCCCGCAGTGGACCCGCTTGAGTCTACCTCTCAGGCCTTGGCGCCGGAGGTCGTTGGTAATGAGCATTATGAAGTTGCTCAGGAGGTCAAGCGTATATTACAAACGTACAAGTCTCTGCAGGATATTATTGCCATTCTTGGTATGGACGAGTTGTCTCAGGAGGATAAACTGCTGGTTGCAAGAGCAAGGAAGATTCAGCGGTTTTTGTCCCAGCCATTTCACGTGGCGGAGGTGTTTACTGGGCATCCAGGGAGCTTTGTATCACTTGAGGATACAGTGCGTAGCTTCAAGGGGTTGGTGGAAGGAAAGTACGATGATCTGCCGGAGGCGGCCTTTTACATGGTTGGTGGTATAGACGATGCGGTGAAGAAAGCTGCATCTCTGAAATGA
- a CDS encoding magnesium transporter MgtE N-terminal domain-containing protein gives MSYHLLDKQTSDFLISAVEEGRSSDIKEVIDRVDGVQLAYFLLTSTPNHRRELLGYVRDGLIPEILLHLVPGLRKEVIKTLGTEKTALLVSGLESGDIVEIIEDLDEEYQNAIIDLLPESQGTLIRELLSYPEKSAGRLIYKDITVVPEYWNVEQLVDFLCNHARPNKKFHEIFVINPQLQPVGILALDDIIRAKRNSMVRQLMNTDIKIIRPGAKQEEVSEIFRQYSLLSAPVVNKDGRIIGSILVYDIINVVHQEAEEDVLHMGMVSRW, from the coding sequence ATGTCTTACCATCTGCTGGATAAACAAACTAGCGACTTTCTTATCAGCGCGGTAGAGGAAGGTAGGTCCTCGGACATCAAGGAAGTCATAGACCGGGTAGATGGAGTACAGCTTGCCTATTTCCTGTTGACGTCAACCCCAAATCACCGCAGAGAGTTACTAGGATACGTTAGAGACGGCCTTATACCAGAGATCTTGCTACATCTCGTGCCGGGGTTGCGCAAGGAAGTGATCAAAACTCTGGGAACGGAAAAGACCGCACTCCTGGTGAGTGGACTAGAGAGTGGGGATATTGTCGAAATTATCGAAGACTTAGACGAAGAATACCAGAACGCGATTATAGATCTACTACCAGAATCCCAAGGTACGCTGATAAGAGAGCTGCTTTCATACCCAGAAAAGAGTGCTGGTAGGCTTATCTATAAAGACATAACTGTTGTACCCGAATATTGGAATGTGGAACAATTGGTCGATTTTTTGTGCAACCATGCCAGACCTAACAAGAAGTTTCACGAGATTTTCGTGATAAACCCTCAGCTGCAGCCTGTAGGAATATTGGCTCTAGACGACATAATACGTGCCAAAAGGAATAGCATGGTAAGGCAGCTGATGAACACTGATATTAAAATCATCAGGCCGGGAGCGAAGCAAGAGGAGGTATCTGAAATATTTCGCCAGTATTCGCTGCTGTCCGCACCCGTAGTCAACAAAGACGGGCGCATCATTGGCTCGATCTTGGTGTATGACATAATTAATGTAGTGCATCAAGAAGCGGAAGAGGACGTCCTACACATGGGTATGGTATCAAGATGGTGA
- a CDS encoding magnesium transporter, which translates to MPWLLVNLLTSSASSIVIGWFSETIRSFIALSIIMPMIASMSGNSGLQALTVTIRALATKQLTYRNSRRLLFKELCVGFVNGAILAAIASVAIIIRFHNTSIEVLFVASMIITFSIATFSGAAVPMLLHFFGADPAVSSSIIVCAASDIIAFLIFLGLATVFLM; encoded by the coding sequence TTGCCGTGGTTGCTAGTCAATTTATTGACTTCATCTGCCAGTTCCATAGTTATAGGCTGGTTCAGCGAGACGATAAGGAGTTTTATCGCGCTATCTATTATAATGCCGATGATAGCGTCTATGAGTGGAAACTCGGGGTTACAAGCCTTGACCGTAACCATACGCGCTTTGGCGACAAAGCAGTTGACATATAGAAACTCACGCAGGCTGCTCTTCAAGGAACTGTGTGTGGGCTTTGTCAATGGAGCAATACTGGCTGCCATAGCCTCTGTTGCCATTATAATAAGGTTTCACAATACATCGATAGAGGTATTATTTGTCGCCTCAATGATTATAACCTTCTCCATTGCCACCTTTTCCGGGGCGGCGGTTCCTATGCTGTTGCACTTCTTTGGTGCAGATCCAGCAGTGTCATCATCAATAATAGTATGTGCAGCGAGCGACATAATAGCGTTTCTCATATTCCTGGGCCTCGCTACAGTCTTCCTAATGTAG
- a CDS encoding RlmE family RNA methyltransferase → MLAKRHGYRSRSAYKLIDIDGKFKLLRRGRRVLDLGAYPGGWSQVAAERVAEGGKAHVVAVDMAPMERIPNVDFVQCDIEHSPELLREALQDRRFDVVLSDMSPKSCGHRQVDHANIINLCETALDLAVEFLRPGGSFVTKILQGEYEQEFRRSLQYYFESVTYFKPKSSRSESSEIYLVGTKFKNPGYPYGDLEDAPSER, encoded by the coding sequence ATGTTGGCAAAAAGGCACGGTTATAGGTCTCGTTCGGCATATAAGCTTATAGACATCGATGGCAAGTTTAAACTCTTGCGGCGCGGCAGACGTGTGTTAGACCTCGGTGCATACCCTGGAGGTTGGTCTCAGGTTGCAGCGGAACGGGTTGCGGAAGGTGGCAAGGCGCATGTAGTAGCCGTAGACATGGCTCCCATGGAGCGCATTCCTAATGTTGACTTTGTGCAGTGTGATATAGAACACTCACCAGAGTTACTGCGCGAGGCGCTACAGGATAGGAGGTTTGATGTTGTGCTATCAGACATGTCTCCAAAATCCTGCGGACATCGGCAAGTTGACCATGCCAACATCATAAATCTGTGCGAAACGGCTCTGGATCTGGCAGTGGAGTTCTTGCGCCCGGGCGGGAGTTTTGTGACTAAAATCCTGCAAGGGGAATACGAACAGGAATTTCGCAGGTCGCTGCAGTATTATTTTGAGTCAGTAACATATTTCAAACCAAAATCCAGCAGAAGCGAATCTTCTGAAATATACTTAGTGGGAACGAAGTTCAAAAACCCGGGGTACCCTTACGGTGACCTCGAAGATGCGCCATCCGAACGTTAG
- the purN gene encoding phosphoribosylglycinamide formyltransferase produces MAGADRLKLGVLISGRGSNMAVLARACLDDGFPAVVECVISNNPKAAGLSIANNYGLRSFVVERKPLDVERIDQVLTDHKVDLVCLAGFMSILEGGFVQKWHRKMINIHPSLLPAFKGMRAQEQALRAGVKVTGCTVHYVYPELDAGPIIMQAAVPVLSNDSVESLANRILAAEHVCYPEAVRLISLGKIRLGSDDVVEANDGSKLFLFPASIS; encoded by the coding sequence ATGGCAGGGGCAGACCGTCTTAAGCTTGGCGTGTTGATCTCCGGCAGGGGGTCAAACATGGCAGTCTTAGCTCGGGCATGTCTAGATGACGGGTTCCCTGCAGTTGTGGAGTGTGTTATATCAAACAACCCCAAAGCTGCGGGGCTCTCTATTGCCAACAACTACGGGCTACGCTCGTTCGTCGTCGAGAGGAAGCCTCTAGATGTTGAGCGAATTGATCAAGTTTTGACGGATCACAAGGTAGACTTGGTGTGCTTGGCAGGTTTTATGAGCATACTAGAGGGGGGATTCGTTCAAAAATGGCATCGCAAAATGATAAACATACACCCATCTCTGCTGCCAGCATTCAAAGGTATGCGGGCACAAGAACAGGCCTTGAGAGCCGGGGTTAAAGTTACTGGGTGTACTGTGCATTATGTTTATCCGGAGCTGGATGCCGGACCGATAATAATGCAGGCGGCAGTACCAGTTTTGAGCAACGACAGCGTAGAAAGCCTTGCGAACAGGATACTGGCTGCGGAGCATGTGTGCTACCCTGAGGCAGTACGGCTTATATCTCTAGGCAAAATAAGGCTAGGCAGCGATGACGTAGTTGAGGCAAACGACGGCAGTAAGTTGTTTCTTTTTCCCGCCAGTATTTCATAG